One Mobula hypostoma chromosome 5, sMobHyp1.1, whole genome shotgun sequence DNA segment encodes these proteins:
- the LOC134346475 gene encoding gastrula zinc finger protein XlCGF17.1-like yields MLFICSDCGKGFTHFSTLQRHQRVHTGERPFTCSDCGKGFTQSAQLKKHQQVHTGERPFTCSDCGKGFTQSAQLKKHHFAHNGAKPFTCSDCDKEFTRSYNLKVHQRIHTGEKPYTCSDCGKEFTRSSDLKIHQRVHTGEKPFTCSDCGKEFARSSDLKVHRRLHTGEKLFSCSECGKRFTRLSHLVTHQFVHTGEKPFTCSVCGKEFIRLYDLKVHQRVHTGERPFTCSECGKRFTRSSQQKEHQRIHTGEKPFKCSDCGKEFSRSSLLNKHQRVHTGERPFKCSDCGKEFSQSTQLNKHQRVHTGEKPFTGHPCNPSTIHPETFRGTRVLETMPSG; encoded by the exons ATGCTATttatctgctcagactgtgggaagggattcactcacttTTCAacactacagagacaccagcgagttcacaccggggagaggccattcacctgctcagactgtgggaagggattcactcagtcagctcaactgaagaaacatcagcaagttcacactggggagaggccattcacctgctcagactgtgggaagggattcactcagtcagctCAACTGAAGAAACATCATTTTGCTCATAATGGGGCaaaaccattcacctgctctgattGTGATAAGGAATTCACACGGTCATATAACTTGAAAGttcatcagcgaattcacactggggagaagccgtacacctgctcagactgtgggaaggaattcacgCGGTCATCTGACTTAAaaatacatcagcgagttcacacgggggagaaaccattcacctgctcagattgtgggaaggaatTTGCACGGTCATCTGACTTGAAAGTGCATCGGCGacttcacaccggggagaagctATTTAGTTGCTCtgagtgtgggaagagattcactcgatTATCTCACCTAGTCACACACCAGTtcgttcacactggggagaaaccattcacttgctcagtctgtgggaaggaatTTATTCGGTTATATGACTTGAAAGTTCATCAGCGAgtccacaccggggagaggccattcacctgttctgaatgtgggaagagattcactcggtcTTCTCAACAGAAGgaacatcagcgaattcacactggagaaaaacctttcaaatgctcagactgtgggaaggaattcagtCGGTCATCTCTACTGAAcaaacatcagcgagttcacactggggagagacctttcaaatgctcagactgcgggaaggaaTTCAGTCAGTCAACTCAACTGAACAAACATcagcgggttcacactggggagaagcctttCACTGGGCATCCCTGTAATCCCTCCACCATCCACCCGGAAACATTCAG AGGGACAAGAGTGCTGGAAACCATGCCGTCTGGGTGA